A part of Melittangium boletus DSM 14713 genomic DNA contains:
- a CDS encoding thioesterase II family protein, translated as MNRSPHPWFPFRQPNPQARLRLFCFPYAGGGASVYSNWSAALPSSIELVAVQLPGRERRILEKPIRTIPSMLDALEPELEPLLDKPFVLLGYSMGTRIALALAQRRHERCAKMPLGLVMAATGVPHRQRLSRENLSEADFIALLRAYEGTPPELFAHKELMDMVLPSLRADFAIADTVLPPTPVGCPIVAYGGLDDPHAPLDDLERWSELTTSDFRSRHFPGKHFFLRTAREAMLAALREDLTRWAPDLVA; from the coding sequence GTGAACCGTTCTCCCCATCCCTGGTTTCCCTTCCGTCAGCCCAACCCCCAGGCACGCCTGAGGCTCTTCTGCTTTCCGTACGCGGGCGGAGGCGCCTCCGTCTACAGCAACTGGAGCGCGGCCCTTCCCTCGAGCATCGAACTGGTGGCCGTCCAACTTCCGGGCCGTGAGCGGCGCATCCTGGAAAAGCCCATCCGGACCATTCCCTCGATGCTGGACGCGCTCGAGCCGGAGCTGGAGCCCCTGCTGGACAAGCCCTTCGTCCTGCTGGGCTACAGCATGGGCACGCGCATCGCCCTGGCGCTCGCGCAGCGCAGGCACGAGCGGTGCGCGAAGATGCCGCTCGGCCTGGTGATGGCCGCCACCGGCGTGCCCCACCGGCAGCGCCTGTCCCGGGAGAACCTGAGCGAAGCAGACTTCATCGCGCTGCTGCGCGCGTACGAGGGCACCCCGCCCGAGCTCTTCGCCCACAAGGAGCTCATGGACATGGTGCTTCCGTCCCTGCGCGCCGACTTCGCCATCGCGGACACCGTGCTGCCCCCGACGCCGGTGGGCTGCCCCATCGTGGCCTATGGCGGCCTGGATGACCCGCATGCACCGCTCGATGATCTCGAGCGCTGGAGCGAGCTGACGACGAGCGACTTCCGCTCGCGCCACTTCCCCGGCAAGCACTTCTTCCTGCGCACCGCCCGCGAGGCCATGCTGGCGGCCCTGCGCGAGGATTTGACTCGCTGGGCGCCCGACCTCGTCGCCTGA
- a CDS encoding 4'-phosphopantetheinyl transferase family protein, with translation MPRPDEVHLWVVEPEAVTEPRLLAAYLALLGTDERERHQRFRFEKHRHQFLVSHALVRVTLSRYAPVPAQDWRFSTNAYGRPEVLAREGLPPLRFNLSHTDGMAVCAVALGVDVGADVEHAGRPGQTVELAESFFAPPEVRALRALPAERQRERFFDYWTLKESYIKARGAGLSLPLDQFAFHLEPGRSPSISFDPRMEDSPEAWQFVQVRLGAEHPAAVAVRRTRGLALTVRCQRTVPLGDDGPAWFVRAG, from the coding sequence GTGCCTCGCCCCGACGAGGTCCACCTGTGGGTGGTGGAGCCCGAGGCCGTGACCGAGCCCCGGCTCCTCGCCGCCTACCTGGCCCTGCTCGGCACGGACGAGCGGGAGCGGCATCAGCGCTTCCGCTTCGAGAAGCACCGCCATCAGTTCCTCGTGTCGCATGCGCTGGTGCGCGTCACCCTGTCGCGCTACGCCCCGGTGCCCGCCCAGGACTGGCGCTTCTCCACCAACGCCTACGGACGCCCGGAAGTGCTCGCGCGCGAGGGTCTGCCCCCGCTGCGCTTCAACCTGTCCCACACGGATGGCATGGCGGTGTGCGCGGTGGCGCTCGGCGTGGACGTGGGCGCGGACGTGGAGCACGCGGGGCGTCCGGGCCAGACGGTGGAGCTGGCCGAGTCCTTCTTCGCGCCCCCGGAGGTGCGGGCCCTGCGCGCGCTGCCCGCCGAACGCCAGCGCGAGCGCTTCTTCGATTACTGGACGCTCAAGGAGTCCTACATCAAGGCGCGGGGCGCGGGTTTGAGCCTGCCGTTGGATCAATTCGCCTTCCACCTGGAGCCCGGGCGCTCGCCGAGCATCTCGTTCGACCCTCGCATGGAGGACTCGCCCGAGGCGTGGCAGTTCGTGCAGGTGCGGCTGGGGGCGGAACACCCGGCGGCGGTCGCGGTGCGCCGGACCCGGGGACTGGCTCTGACGGTGCGGTGTCAGCGCACGGTGCCCCTGGGAGACGACGGGCCCGCGTGGTTCGTGCGGGCCGGGTGA
- a CDS encoding glycosyltransferase: MELFPVYLLVLLVMMNRYVLGPLLKRFLGHRVDGTDDHYKPTVCVVIPLFNEGEGIYRAVKSLLAQDYDADKLSICVVDDCSTDDSHAWALRAAEGHTNVKVMRNPYNMGKRKGIARAVREAEAEIIVSVDSDVVAHESAVRELVRRFISPRIAAVGGRTFVANRNENWLTRMIEIKFYFAQEWLKDLERGFRSVLCLSGCLTAYRRHVLLELEPILEARNIAGIPIKYGEDRFLTRQIVKAGYETVYTTSAWCQTAAPTTLSGYFSQQLRWRRSNLVDMICGLSHAWRLHPVVCIHYVSQLVLLLSYPLTILHNLINGQFWGVLFLHMLIMGLMGVIYRIDKRDLPPEMRVPMLSFLPMGFMMPITYALLTPLALFTLDSGSWETRGKPAPVPAAPPTPAPELPSNTAQTGLQHLPTQVVGGG, translated from the coding sequence ATGGAACTCTTTCCAGTTTATCTTCTGGTGTTGTTGGTGATGATGAACCGGTACGTGCTGGGACCGCTGCTCAAGCGGTTCCTCGGCCACCGGGTAGACGGCACGGACGATCATTACAAACCGACCGTGTGCGTGGTGATTCCCCTCTTCAACGAGGGAGAGGGCATCTACCGCGCGGTGAAGAGCCTCCTGGCGCAGGACTACGACGCGGACAAGCTGAGCATCTGCGTGGTGGATGACTGCTCCACGGATGACAGCCACGCCTGGGCGCTGCGCGCGGCCGAGGGCCACACCAACGTCAAGGTGATGCGCAATCCCTACAACATGGGCAAGCGCAAGGGCATTGCCCGCGCGGTGCGTGAGGCCGAAGCGGAGATCATCGTCTCGGTGGACTCGGACGTGGTGGCCCATGAGAGCGCCGTGCGCGAGCTGGTGCGCCGCTTCATCAGCCCTCGCATCGCCGCGGTGGGTGGCCGCACCTTCGTCGCCAATCGCAACGAGAACTGGCTCACGCGGATGATCGAGATCAAGTTCTACTTCGCCCAGGAATGGCTCAAGGATCTGGAGCGAGGCTTCCGCTCGGTGCTGTGCCTGTCCGGGTGCCTCACCGCGTACCGGCGCCACGTGCTGCTGGAGCTGGAACCCATCCTCGAGGCGCGCAACATCGCCGGCATTCCCATCAAGTATGGAGAGGATCGCTTCCTCACGCGGCAGATCGTCAAGGCGGGCTACGAGACGGTCTATACCACGTCAGCCTGGTGCCAGACGGCGGCGCCCACGACGCTCTCCGGCTACTTCTCCCAGCAGCTGCGCTGGCGGCGCTCCAACCTGGTCGACATGATCTGCGGTCTGAGCCACGCGTGGCGGCTGCATCCGGTGGTCTGCATCCACTACGTGTCCCAGCTGGTGCTGCTGCTGTCCTACCCGCTCACCATCCTGCACAACCTCATCAATGGGCAGTTCTGGGGCGTGCTCTTCCTGCACATGCTCATCATGGGACTCATGGGGGTCATCTACCGCATCGACAAGCGGGATCTGCCCCCGGAGATGCGGGTGCCCATGCTCTCCTTCCTCCCCATGGGCTTCATGATGCCCATCACCTACGCGCTCCTGACGCCCCTGGCGCTGTTCACGCTGGACTCGGGCAGCTGGGAGACCCGAGGCAAACCCGCGCCCGTCCCCGCCGCTCCCCCCACGCCCGCTCCCGAATTGCCTTCCAACACCGCACAAACCGGTCTTCAGCATCTGCCCACTCAGGTCGTGGGCGGGGGGTAA
- a CDS encoding galactose oxidase-like domain-containing protein: protein MATFPISATHMHLLPTGKVMFYGEFEEGVKPPQSWDPATGSLSPMPTADYNIFCTGHSWLADGRMLVTGGHVESHVGLPHTSIFNPFTLKWSRGPDMNDNRWYPTNTTLQNGQVVVLSGETHASGSTNPLPQVWQPESGKWRNLITAVRDLPYYPRMFLSPTGKLFFAGPQRASRWLDPEGTGTWYDGPRGEFTAGRSYGSAVMYGSKVLIMGGGSPPTNTVEEIDLADPKPTWRLRAPMKKARRQINATLLPDGKVLVTGGSGGKDFDDNTQPVKVPELYDPETNTWTSLAPAAEYRGYHSTALLLPDGRVINAGGRKRHTVEIFSPPYLKKGGAPRPTIGFVAPAISPGSDFFVQSEDAARITKVTMIALGSVTHAFDQNQRFLNLSFKRTGIGLTVSAPEDNFVAPPGYYMLFVLDSRGVPSVGKMVRVINEVPRERKEITFSDEWKYDDRGINHGSSWLAADFDDSQWKSGAGQLGYGDGDEGTLLKPGAPSVYFRKKITLANTVTSATLEALYDDGIAVWVNGVLVFSRDVGNGMDFNSWATASTTNAYARAPVPLKPSNPFRIGENVITAMVKQVSASSPDLTFALSLDVEQAVSPLLDSVMLTSPMGGEVLEPGTSLPITWSSIGQLPGVNLEYSLNGGNTWTEIASSVPDTGVYFWKIPDTSTYDGLLRVSRVGSPGVSDVSKEPFTIRRSTTVVAIPFQSTWRYLDTGEDPGVQWTQKDFDDSSWRQGAGQLGYGDGDEGTVLQASSPAQTSVYFRKKLLVNGAITDAHLNVLFDDGIAVFINGTQVFSRNMEKGFEHEKYASSSTENELAGGAIPAKVFVQGENTLAVMVKQAGATSPDLSFDLELQLGFVPNP from the coding sequence GTGGCGACCTTTCCCATCTCCGCGACGCACATGCATCTCTTGCCCACCGGCAAGGTGATGTTCTACGGAGAATTCGAAGAAGGGGTCAAACCACCGCAGTCGTGGGATCCCGCCACGGGCTCGCTCTCGCCGATGCCCACCGCGGATTACAACATCTTCTGTACGGGCCACTCCTGGCTGGCGGATGGCCGCATGCTGGTGACGGGAGGTCATGTCGAGTCCCACGTGGGGCTGCCTCATACGAGTATCTTCAACCCCTTCACCCTCAAGTGGAGCAGGGGTCCGGACATGAATGACAACCGGTGGTACCCCACCAACACCACGCTGCAGAATGGCCAGGTGGTGGTGCTTTCCGGAGAGACGCATGCCTCGGGAAGCACCAATCCGTTGCCCCAGGTGTGGCAGCCGGAGTCGGGCAAGTGGAGGAATCTCATCACCGCCGTCCGGGATTTGCCCTACTACCCGCGCATGTTCTTGTCGCCCACGGGCAAGCTCTTCTTCGCCGGCCCCCAGCGCGCCTCCCGGTGGTTGGATCCCGAGGGGACGGGGACCTGGTACGACGGGCCGCGCGGTGAGTTCACCGCGGGCCGCTCCTATGGCTCGGCGGTGATGTATGGCTCCAAGGTGCTCATCATGGGAGGAGGCTCGCCGCCCACGAACACCGTGGAGGAGATCGACCTGGCGGATCCCAAGCCCACCTGGCGCCTGCGGGCCCCCATGAAGAAGGCCCGGCGGCAGATCAACGCCACCTTGCTGCCCGACGGCAAGGTGCTCGTGACGGGGGGCAGCGGTGGCAAGGACTTCGATGACAACACCCAGCCCGTCAAGGTGCCCGAGCTCTACGATCCGGAGACCAATACCTGGACCTCGCTGGCGCCCGCGGCGGAGTACCGGGGCTATCACTCGACGGCGTTGTTGTTGCCAGACGGACGGGTGATCAACGCGGGAGGCCGCAAGCGGCACACCGTGGAGATCTTCTCGCCGCCCTACCTCAAGAAGGGAGGAGCGCCGCGGCCCACCATCGGGTTCGTGGCTCCGGCGATTTCCCCCGGAAGCGACTTCTTCGTCCAGAGCGAGGACGCGGCTCGCATCACGAAGGTGACGATGATCGCCCTGGGCTCGGTCACCCATGCCTTCGATCAGAACCAGCGCTTCCTCAATCTGTCCTTCAAGCGGACGGGGATCGGCCTGACGGTGTCCGCGCCGGAGGACAACTTCGTCGCGCCTCCGGGCTATTACATGCTCTTCGTGCTGGACAGCCGCGGCGTGCCCTCGGTGGGGAAGATGGTGCGGGTCATCAACGAGGTGCCCCGCGAGCGCAAGGAGATCACCTTCAGCGATGAGTGGAAGTACGACGACCGGGGCATCAATCATGGCTCCTCCTGGCTCGCCGCGGACTTCGACGACTCGCAATGGAAGAGTGGGGCGGGGCAGCTCGGCTATGGGGATGGGGACGAGGGCACGCTGCTCAAACCGGGTGCTCCCTCGGTGTACTTCCGCAAGAAGATCACCCTGGCCAACACCGTCACCTCCGCCACCCTCGAGGCGCTGTATGACGATGGGATCGCCGTGTGGGTCAATGGCGTGCTCGTCTTCTCCCGGGACGTGGGCAATGGAATGGATTTCAACTCATGGGCCACGGCGTCGACCACGAATGCCTATGCACGCGCCCCGGTGCCGCTCAAGCCCAGCAATCCCTTCCGCATCGGGGAGAACGTGATCACCGCCATGGTGAAGCAGGTCTCCGCCAGCTCGCCGGATCTCACCTTCGCGCTCTCCCTGGACGTGGAGCAGGCCGTCAGCCCGCTGTTGGACTCGGTGATGCTCACCTCGCCCATGGGGGGCGAGGTGCTCGAGCCCGGCACTTCCCTGCCCATCACCTGGTCCAGCATCGGTCAACTGCCCGGGGTGAACCTCGAGTACTCCTTGAATGGAGGCAACACCTGGACGGAGATCGCCTCGTCGGTGCCCGACACCGGGGTGTACTTCTGGAAGATCCCCGACACGAGCACCTATGACGGGCTCCTGCGCGTGTCCCGGGTCGGCAGTCCCGGGGTGTCGGACGTGAGCAAGGAGCCCTTCACCATCCGGCGCTCCACGACCGTCGTCGCCATTCCCTTCCAGTCCACGTGGCGCTACCTGGATACGGGCGAGGATCCGGGTGTTCAGTGGACACAGAAGGACTTCGATGATTCGAGCTGGCGTCAGGGCGCGGGCCAGTTGGGCTACGGGGATGGCGACGAGGGCACGGTGCTCCAGGCCTCCTCTCCGGCGCAGACGAGTGTCTACTTCCGCAAGAAGCTCCTCGTGAATGGTGCCATCACCGATGCCCACCTCAACGTCCTCTTCGACGATGGCATCGCGGTGTTCATCAATGGCACCCAGGTGTTCTCCCGGAACATGGAGAAGGGGTTCGAGCACGAGAAGTACGCGAGCAGCTCCACGGAGAACGAGCTCGCGGGAGGGGCCATCCCCGCCAAGGTATTCGTCCAGGGGGAGAACACCCTCGCGGTCATGGTGAAGCAGGCGGGGGCCACCTCTCCGGATCTGTCGTTCGACCTGGAGTTGCAACTCGGCTTCGTTCCCAATCCCTGA